One stretch of Pseudomonas fragi DNA includes these proteins:
- a CDS encoding response regulator, producing MSQSATILVIDDEPQIRKFLRISLVSQGYTVLEAATGADGLSQAALRQPDVLVLDLGLPDMDGQHVLREFREWSGAPVLVLSVRASEAQKVQALDGGANDYVTKPFGIQEFLARIRALLRQAPAGETRESALVLGPLTVDLAFRRVLLDGIEVALTRKEYAVLAQLARHPGRVITQQQLLKDIWGPTHTENSHYLRIVVGHLRQKLADDPTRPRFIVTEAGVGYRLLDAASFS from the coding sequence ATGAGCCAGAGCGCGACCATTTTGGTCATTGACGACGAACCGCAGATCCGCAAATTCCTGCGTATCAGCCTGGTGTCCCAGGGCTATACCGTGCTGGAGGCCGCCACCGGTGCCGACGGCCTGAGCCAGGCGGCGCTCAGGCAGCCCGATGTACTGGTGCTCGACCTGGGGTTACCGGACATGGACGGCCAACACGTGCTGCGCGAGTTTCGCGAGTGGTCCGGGGCACCGGTACTGGTGCTCTCGGTACGCGCCAGCGAAGCGCAAAAAGTCCAGGCGCTGGACGGTGGGGCCAACGATTATGTGACCAAGCCCTTTGGTATCCAGGAGTTTTTGGCGCGAATCAGGGCCTTGCTGCGCCAGGCCCCGGCCGGTGAAACCCGGGAGTCGGCCCTTGTGCTTGGGCCGTTGACCGTGGATCTGGCGTTTCGCCGTGTACTGCTCGATGGCATCGAGGTGGCACTGACCCGCAAGGAGTACGCCGTGCTGGCGCAACTGGCGCGCCATCCCGGGCGGGTCATCACCCAGCAGCAACTGCTCAAGGATATCTGGGGCCCGACCCATACCGAGAACAGCCATTACCTGCGCATCGTGGTTGGCCATCTGCGCCAGAAACTGGCGGATGACCCGACCCGGCCGCGGTTTATCGTGACCGAGGCCGGGGTGGGTTACCGGTTGTTGGACGCCGCGTCCTTTTCGTAG
- a CDS encoding patatin-like phospholipase family protein, whose protein sequence is MKKTIALVLGSGGARGYAHIGVIEELESRGYEIGCIAGCSMGAVVGGIYAAGKLDQYRDWIQSLDYLDVLRLVDVSFRLGAIRGEKVFGQIRNIVGEINIEDLRIPYTAVATDLTHQQEIWFQEGCLHQAMRASAAIPSLFTPVMQGNRMLVDGSLLNPLPIVPVVSSHCDLIVAVNLSSTLQSHYQLPVIQRPAAFKGRFDNLMSSLGSRIPFRNKHAEQLLNLEQEMLSPLEEPQSNPWLDSTQPARPGAQEGSPKSATGSVIIDNVGPASLLDLINQSFEVMQTSLAQYKIAGYPPDILINVPKRVCRFFEFYKAAELIELGRIITRDTLDRYEKDAASNNR, encoded by the coding sequence ATGAAAAAAACAATTGCATTGGTATTGGGCTCCGGTGGCGCCCGGGGCTATGCCCATATTGGCGTCATTGAAGAACTCGAAAGCCGGGGTTATGAAATTGGCTGTATCGCCGGCTGCTCAATGGGCGCGGTGGTCGGCGGCATTTACGCCGCCGGCAAGCTTGACCAGTATCGCGACTGGATTCAAAGCCTGGACTACCTCGATGTGTTGCGGCTTGTGGATGTCAGCTTTCGCCTGGGGGCAATTCGCGGTGAAAAGGTCTTCGGCCAGATCCGCAATATCGTCGGCGAGATCAATATCGAAGATCTGCGCATCCCCTACACCGCCGTGGCCACCGACCTTACCCACCAGCAGGAAATCTGGTTCCAGGAAGGCTGCCTGCACCAGGCCATGCGCGCCTCGGCAGCGATTCCCAGCCTGTTTACCCCAGTGATGCAGGGCAATCGCATGCTGGTGGACGGCAGCCTGCTCAACCCGCTGCCGATCGTGCCGGTGGTGTCCAGCCACTGCGACCTGATCGTCGCCGTCAACCTCAGCTCGACCCTGCAGAGCCACTACCAGTTGCCGGTTATCCAGCGGCCTGCGGCTTTTAAAGGGCGTTTTGACAACCTGATGAGTTCGCTGGGCTCACGCATTCCGTTTCGCAACAAACACGCCGAGCAACTGCTCAATCTGGAGCAGGAAATGCTTAGCCCCCTGGAGGAACCACAGAGCAACCCCTGGCTGGACTCCACCCAACCTGCGCGGCCCGGGGCGCAAGAAGGCTCGCCCAAGTCAGCCACCGGCTCGGTGATTATCGACAACGTGGGCCCGGCTTCACTGCTGGACTTGATCAACCAGAGTTTCGAGGTGATGCAAACCTCGTTGGCGCAATACAAGATTGCCGGTTACCCGCCCGATATCCTGATCAACGTGCCCAAGCGGGTATGCCGGTTTTTCGAGTTTTACAAAGCAGCCGAGCTGATCGAGCTGGGGCGAATCATTACCCGGGATACCCTGGACCGCTACGAAAAGGACGCGGCGTCCAACAACCGGTAA
- a CDS encoding CHAD domain-containing protein, with product MSELVDRIVANIARLEVKLWACQARLEADTDPEALHDLRTTVRRLRSLLRPLRGLPGVVQLEMSASQVGVLTTPLRDLEVLAAHLHKAGYTGLAQRRLQQLAGSYARVADSEQLAQLLMILDVFPRFLRAAEREGLLRGLRQRIEKVLEKQWQTLEKALNDPGHDRHRVRLLIKRVRYAAEAYPELNQLPPLVLARLKAAQQALGEWHDAWQWLLQAGQQADLQPCVAQWQATLEHGEKRADKALIKLSAACFHS from the coding sequence ATGTCTGAGCTGGTTGACCGGATAGTGGCCAATATTGCGCGTCTGGAGGTCAAGCTGTGGGCTTGCCAGGCGCGCCTGGAAGCCGATACGGACCCCGAGGCCCTGCACGACCTGCGCACCACGGTGCGCCGCTTGCGCAGCCTGCTGCGGCCCTTGCGCGGGCTGCCGGGTGTGGTGCAACTGGAGATGTCAGCGTCCCAGGTGGGCGTTCTGACCACGCCCTTGCGCGATCTTGAGGTACTGGCTGCCCATCTGCACAAGGCGGGCTACACCGGGCTGGCCCAACGGCGCTTGCAGCAGTTGGCCGGCAGTTATGCCCGGGTGGCGGACAGCGAACAACTGGCCCAGTTGCTGATGATCCTCGATGTGTTTCCACGTTTTTTGCGCGCGGCCGAGCGTGAAGGGCTGCTGCGCGGTTTGCGCCAGCGCATCGAAAAGGTGCTGGAAAAACAGTGGCAAACCCTGGAAAAAGCCCTTAATGACCCGGGCCATGACCGCCATCGCGTGCGTTTGCTGATCAAGCGCGTGCGCTATGCGGCCGAGGCTTATCCCGAGCTGAACCAGTTGCCGCCGCTGGTGCTGGCACGCCTCAAGGCTGCGCAACAGGCCCTGGGCGAATGGCACGATGCCTGGCAGTGGTTGCTGCAGGCCGGGCAACAGGCCGATCTGCAGCCGTGTGTCGCGCAGTGGCAGGCCACCCTGGAACACGGCGAAAAACGGGCTGACAAGGCACTGATCAAACTGAGTGCGGCGTGCTTTCACTCCTGA
- a CDS encoding acyl-CoA thioesterase, translating to MQFRELVAAVRQTPLDVTIPADWGQGRASFGGLVVALQYEAMRARIAPERALRSLAVSFVGPVAADVPIRFEVEVLREGKAVSQVLGRALQDGQVVTLVQGSFGASRQSAANVEGLPAPDMKAVEECPLLPYIKGVTPEFMRHMSMAWAVGALPFTGRGTREMGGWVRFAGDVQDEPLTETHLLALVDTWPPALLPLLNKPTAGSTLTWTIEFVQPLPTVSTLEWCKYLAVIEHARDGYGHVAANLWGPGGELIALSRQTVAVFG from the coding sequence ATGCAGTTTCGCGAGTTGGTGGCGGCAGTGCGCCAAACCCCGCTGGACGTAACTATCCCGGCCGATTGGGGCCAGGGCCGTGCCAGCTTTGGTGGCTTGGTGGTGGCCCTGCAGTACGAAGCCATGCGCGCCCGCATCGCACCCGAGCGGGCGCTGCGTTCGCTGGCGGTGAGTTTTGTCGGGCCGGTGGCAGCGGATGTGCCCATCCGTTTTGAGGTCGAGGTGTTGCGCGAGGGCAAGGCGGTTAGCCAGGTGCTGGGCCGTGCCCTGCAGGACGGTCAGGTGGTGACACTGGTGCAAGGCAGTTTTGGTGCATCCCGGCAGTCGGCGGCGAACGTGGAAGGCCTGCCGGCCCCTGACATGAAGGCCGTCGAGGAGTGCCCGCTGTTACCCTATATCAAGGGCGTCACCCCTGAATTCATGCGGCACATGTCCATGGCCTGGGCTGTGGGGGCGCTGCCGTTTACTGGTCGAGGCACGCGGGAAATGGGCGGCTGGGTGCGTTTTGCCGGTGACGTGCAGGACGAGCCCCTGACCGAGACCCATTTGCTGGCGCTGGTCGATACCTGGCCACCTGCATTGCTGCCGTTGCTGAACAAACCCACAGCAGGCAGCACGCTGACCTGGACCATCGAGTTTGTGCAGCCCCTGCCAACGGTCAGCACCCTTGAGTGGTGCAAGTACCTGGCAGTCATCGAGCATGCGCGGGACGGCTACGGCCATGTGGCCGCCAACCTGTGGGGCCCTGGCGGCGAGTTGATTGCGCTCAGCCGCCAGACCGTAGCCGTGTTCGGCTGA
- a CDS encoding methyl-accepting chemotaxis protein has product MGTWLSNISLKYKFWAVNAVAFVTTLLLVLYAVQLEQQSRSRAAQANAQAQAQLLSAWPSGQPLPEASQLLRLEPGQVPTISGQPLPQLSNANSWVSINPMPLFGRDLLLGADVLTRDDGQTIAVLAQTPSLAQVFVERLPNYAAAVLILMLAMLCASQLLIRFLLSQLNTLKDVMLHVEKTGDLSARVPLACTDEVGQMASAFNAMQAGYQRVVNTVAQTAAQLDAGAARLASSMDEVRHGMLGQQSETDQAATAINEMSATVYHIAQHAGATRDLSQTADNLAGSGQQVVSRVQQSIASLSTGVQTTAEMIQQLAQDSQKINGVVSVIHSIAEQTNLLALNAAIEAARAGEMGRGFAVVADEVRHLAKRVQTSTDEITAMVSALQAGTRDAVDFMQESSFKADDCVQQAQEAGAALAEITHAVAQMRESNTQIAVAAEQQSQVAEEMNRAVVSIRDVTENTVQQTVDSATTSNELATLAGELNRAIGQLKL; this is encoded by the coding sequence ATGGGCACCTGGCTTAGCAACATCTCGCTCAAATACAAATTCTGGGCTGTCAACGCGGTGGCGTTTGTCACCACGCTGCTGCTGGTGCTCTACGCCGTGCAGCTTGAGCAGCAATCGCGCAGCCGTGCTGCGCAGGCCAACGCCCAGGCCCAGGCGCAATTGCTCAGTGCCTGGCCCTCCGGGCAGCCCTTGCCCGAGGCCAGCCAACTGCTGCGCCTCGAACCCGGGCAAGTCCCCACGATCAGCGGCCAGCCCCTGCCCCAGTTGAGCAACGCCAACAGCTGGGTATCGATCAACCCTATGCCCTTGTTCGGTCGCGACCTGCTGCTGGGCGCAGATGTGCTGACCCGCGACGACGGGCAAACAATCGCCGTGCTGGCCCAAACACCCAGCCTGGCCCAGGTGTTTGTCGAGCGGCTGCCCAACTATGCCGCCGCCGTGTTGATCCTGATGCTGGCCATGCTCTGCGCCTCGCAGTTGCTGATCCGCTTTTTGCTCAGCCAGCTCAACACCCTCAAGGACGTCATGCTGCATGTGGAGAAAACCGGCGACTTGTCCGCCCGGGTGCCGCTGGCCTGTACCGATGAAGTCGGGCAGATGGCCAGCGCCTTCAACGCCATGCAGGCCGGTTACCAACGGGTCGTGAACACCGTGGCCCAAACGGCCGCGCAACTGGACGCCGGTGCCGCCCGCCTGGCCAGCAGCATGGACGAGGTACGCCACGGCATGCTCGGTCAGCAAAGCGAAACCGACCAGGCTGCCACCGCGATCAATGAAATGTCGGCCACGGTTTACCATATCGCGCAACACGCCGGCGCTACCCGCGACCTGTCGCAAACCGCAGACAACCTGGCCGGCAGTGGCCAGCAGGTGGTCAGCCGCGTGCAACAGTCAATCGCCAGCCTGTCCACCGGGGTGCAAACCACCGCCGAGATGATTCAGCAACTGGCCCAGGACAGCCAGAAAATCAACGGCGTAGTCAGCGTGATCCACAGCATTGCCGAGCAGACCAACCTGCTGGCCCTTAACGCCGCCATTGAAGCCGCCCGCGCAGGGGAAATGGGTCGCGGCTTTGCCGTGGTCGCCGATGAAGTGCGGCACCTGGCCAAGCGCGTGCAGACCTCCACCGACGAAATCACCGCCATGGTCTCGGCCCTGCAGGCCGGTACCCGTGATGCCGTGGACTTTATGCAGGAAAGCTCGTTCAAGGCCGACGACTGCGTGCAGCAGGCCCAGGAAGCCGGCGCGGCACTGGCCGAGATCACCCACGCGGTGGCGCAAATGCGCGAAAGCAACACCCAGATTGCCGTGGCAGCCGAGCAGCAAAGCCAGGTGGCCGAAGAGATGAACCGGGCGGTGGTGAGCATTCGTGATGTGACCGAAAACACCGTGCAACAGACCGTCGATTCGGCCACCACCAGCAATGAGTTGGCCACCCTGGCCGGCGAGTTGAACCGGGCAATCGGTCAACTAAAGCTATAA
- a CDS encoding TatD family hydrolase, with product MQLIDIGVNLTNPSFDGKHQAVLDRAYAAGVCQLVLTGTSVEGSEQALQLCRELDESGQRLFSTAGIHPHSASDWNGDSARQLLALLKEPGVCAVGECGLDFNRDFSPRAQQEKVLEEHLALAVDLQLPVFLHERDANQRLLEILRDFRDRLPAAVVHCFTGEKKALFSYLDLDLHIGITGWICDERRGTHLHPLVRDIPRGRLMLESDAPYLLPRTLRPKPKNGRNEPAYLTDVLREVAVHRGESEQDLAEHTTACARAFYGLPVLTD from the coding sequence ATGCAACTCATTGATATCGGCGTCAACCTGACCAACCCAAGCTTCGACGGCAAACACCAGGCCGTGCTGGATCGCGCTTACGCAGCTGGGGTGTGCCAACTGGTACTGACCGGCACCAGCGTCGAAGGCAGCGAACAGGCCTTGCAATTGTGCCGGGAGCTGGACGAAAGCGGCCAGCGCCTGTTCTCTACGGCCGGCATTCACCCGCACTCGGCCAGTGACTGGAACGGCGACAGCGCCCGCCAATTGCTGGCCCTGCTCAAGGAACCGGGCGTCTGTGCCGTGGGCGAGTGCGGGCTGGACTTCAACCGCGACTTCTCGCCCCGCGCGCAGCAGGAGAAAGTGCTGGAAGAGCACCTGGCGCTGGCTGTTGACCTGCAATTGCCGGTGTTTTTGCATGAACGTGATGCCAACCAGCGCTTGCTGGAGATCCTGCGCGACTTCCGTGACCGCTTGCCGGCGGCTGTTGTGCATTGCTTTACCGGGGAGAAAAAGGCGCTGTTCAGCTACCTCGACCTGGACCTGCATATCGGCATTACCGGCTGGATTTGCGACGAACGCCGCGGTACTCACCTGCACCCGCTAGTGCGCGACATCCCCCGTGGGCGCCTGATGCTCGAAAGCGATGCGCCGTACCTGTTGCCGCGGACCCTGCGACCAAAACCGAAAAATGGTCGCAACGAACCGGCCTACCTGACCGACGTATTGCGTGAAGTGGCCGTGCACCGTGGCGAAAGCGAGCAGGACCTGGCCGAACACACCACCGCGTGTGCGCGGGCGTTTTATGGGTTGCCGGTACTGACAGACTGA
- a CDS encoding transglycosylase SLT domain-containing protein → MTRPTLLIALCLLLLPLPALARLAGPLQAGQPSQVRDLAQIRSSQVLRVLVNQSRNSSGEVQGQAIGVEYHRLRAFEHYLNSHARDGQEITLKIIPKAKDQLLGALSRGEGDVVAPGELIDFKPSRAISASDPIVDEVPLLLVGVKGERRFTRMEQLSGRTVALTTGSAAGASVNLINQKLALRKLPPVKIEWVDPTLAVEDVLEMVQAGIFHLTIVERPIAERWATLMPKLRFDRKVLVSEPEAMHWYVRRDASMLRASIDRFLDGYKAPADQDVAFERVYRRLYRVHYPLARADRQQLEKLRPVLQKHAQQQGMDWLNLAALAFKESTLDPNAKGTGGATGLLQITPSAAQRVGVNNIQSVDNNVQAGAKYLAMIRRKFFASPKLNERERMAFVLAAYNMGPERVQGMRAEARRRGLNPNQWFFQVERIAMEQVGMGAVSYVNSVNKYYLAFDRERDSLEPKKAELVTRK, encoded by the coding sequence ATGACAAGACCGACGCTATTGATTGCGCTGTGCCTGCTGCTGTTGCCGCTACCGGCACTGGCACGCCTGGCCGGACCCTTACAGGCCGGGCAGCCGAGTCAGGTTCGCGATCTGGCACAAATTCGCAGCAGTCAGGTGTTGCGGGTGCTGGTCAATCAAAGCCGCAACAGCTCGGGTGAGGTTCAGGGGCAGGCGATTGGCGTTGAATACCATCGACTGCGCGCGTTTGAACACTACCTCAACAGCCATGCCCGTGATGGCCAGGAAATAACCCTCAAGATCATTCCCAAAGCCAAGGATCAACTGCTTGGCGCCTTGTCCCGCGGTGAAGGCGATGTGGTTGCCCCGGGCGAATTGATCGATTTCAAACCCAGCCGCGCCATCAGTGCCAGTGACCCGATCGTCGACGAAGTGCCGCTGCTGTTGGTGGGGGTCAAGGGCGAGCGCCGCTTTACCCGTATGGAGCAGCTGTCGGGTCGTACCGTGGCGCTGACCACCGGCAGTGCGGCGGGGGCATCGGTCAACCTGATCAATCAAAAACTGGCCCTGCGCAAATTGCCACCGGTGAAGATCGAATGGGTAGACCCGACCCTGGCAGTCGAAGACGTGCTGGAGATGGTGCAGGCGGGTATTTTTCATCTGACCATCGTGGAGCGCCCGATTGCCGAGCGTTGGGCCACATTGATGCCGAAATTGCGTTTTGACCGCAAGGTGCTGGTCAGCGAACCCGAAGCCATGCACTGGTATGTGCGCCGCGATGCTTCGATGTTGCGGGCCAGCATCGACCGTTTTCTGGATGGCTACAAGGCCCCGGCCGATCAGGATGTCGCCTTTGAACGGGTCTATCGTCGCTTGTACCGTGTGCATTATCCCCTGGCTCGGGCCGACCGCCAGCAGCTGGAGAAATTGCGCCCGGTGTTGCAGAAACATGCACAGCAGCAAGGTATGGACTGGCTGAACCTGGCGGCGCTGGCATTCAAGGAGTCCACCCTTGACCCCAATGCCAAAGGCACCGGTGGCGCGACCGGGCTGCTGCAAATCACGCCTTCTGCCGCGCAGCGGGTGGGGGTCAATAATATTCAGAGCGTCGATAACAATGTCCAGGCCGGGGCCAAGTACCTGGCGATGATCCGTCGCAAGTTCTTCGCCAGCCCCAAACTCAATGAGCGCGAGCGCATGGCCTTCGTGCTGGCGGCGTACAACATGGGGCCGGAGCGGGTGCAAGGGATGCGCGCCGAGGCCAGGCGACGTGGCCTGAACCCCAACCAGTGGTTCTTTCAAGTGGAGCGTATTGCCATGGAGCAGGTGGGAATGGGTGCTGTCAGCTATGTTAATAGTGTGAACAAGTACTATTTGGCGTTTGATCGGGAGCGGGATTCGCTGGAACCCAAAAAGGCTGAACTAGTCACACGCAAGTGA
- a CDS encoding DoxX family protein, with protein MSKLIHTVLGSRAGYGLTILRIFVGIIFAAHGSQKLFGWFGGGGLAGTAQWMESIGLAPGTLMAALAGGTEFFGGLALIVGLLARPAALGLSFTLLVAIFSVHISNGLFMANNGYEFALALLGGTVAVLIEGAGKLSIDRAIAD; from the coding sequence ATGAGCAAATTGATCCATACCGTACTGGGCAGCCGCGCAGGTTATGGCTTGACGATTTTGCGTATTTTCGTAGGTATCATTTTCGCCGCCCACGGCTCGCAGAAACTGTTTGGCTGGTTTGGTGGCGGTGGTCTGGCGGGGACCGCGCAATGGATGGAAAGCATCGGCCTGGCGCCGGGTACGCTGATGGCCGCTCTGGCCGGCGGTACCGAGTTCTTCGGTGGCCTGGCGCTGATTGTCGGTCTGCTGGCGCGCCCGGCGGCATTGGGTTTGTCGTTTACCCTGCTGGTGGCGATTTTCTCGGTGCATATCAGCAACGGCCTGTTTATGGCCAACAACGGCTATGAGTTTGCCCTGGCCCTGCTGGGTGGCACCGTCGCGGTATTGATCGAAGGTGCGGGCAAATTGTCGATCGATCGTGCAATCGCTGACTGA
- a CDS encoding NAD(P)/FAD-dependent oxidoreductase: MPDHFDSNTTDIAVIGAGVIGVACALQLARQGQRVVVIDMQEPGHGASFGNAGHLATEQVFPIADLSILKRLPAMLMDPMGPLRLDWKYLPRALPWFTRLLLNLRPAPFQRSVAGIRALNESSVGAWHRLLKGIDCPGLMREDGSLLVYERPESRQALLALQARMRQQQVPVELWEAKAVRETAPQLSEQILGGLFFPATGHFIDPYRAVCELVEAAKQCGVQFLKQQVTGGQLSEAGICLQTRQGKINARRVVIACGAHSAKLTAALTGKHVPLDTERGYHLMLPHEHDRLPFAVTSLERKFIMTPMSDGLRLAGTVEFAGLDAPPSMERAWQLHRLSKGLLREELSAEGATPWMGFRPSLPDSLPIIDRVGEGKVLLAFGHQHLGLTQAAVTAEMIAQLATGAPVQPAYRLDRF; this comes from the coding sequence ATGCCTGATCACTTCGACTCGAATACAACAGACATTGCCGTGATCGGCGCCGGGGTTATCGGCGTCGCCTGTGCCCTGCAACTGGCGCGTCAGGGCCAGCGGGTGGTGGTCATCGACATGCAGGAGCCCGGCCACGGCGCCTCGTTCGGCAACGCCGGGCATCTGGCCACCGAACAGGTATTTCCCATTGCTGACCTGTCCATTCTCAAGCGCCTGCCGGCCATGCTGATGGACCCCATGGGACCTTTGCGCCTGGACTGGAAATACCTGCCCCGCGCCCTGCCGTGGTTCACCCGCCTGCTGCTGAACCTGCGCCCGGCGCCATTCCAGCGCAGCGTGGCAGGCATTCGTGCCCTTAATGAAAGCAGCGTGGGTGCCTGGCACCGCCTGCTCAAAGGCATTGATTGCCCGGGCCTGATGCGCGAAGACGGTTCGTTGCTGGTGTACGAGCGCCCCGAGTCCCGGCAAGCACTCCTGGCACTGCAGGCCCGCATGCGCCAACAGCAGGTGCCGGTGGAGCTTTGGGAAGCGAAGGCTGTGCGCGAGACTGCGCCACAACTGAGTGAACAGATCCTGGGCGGGTTGTTTTTCCCGGCCACGGGGCACTTTATCGACCCCTACCGCGCGGTCTGCGAGCTGGTCGAAGCTGCCAAACAGTGCGGCGTGCAGTTTCTCAAACAACAGGTAACAGGCGGGCAATTGAGTGAGGCCGGGATTTGCCTGCAAACCCGTCAGGGCAAAATAAACGCCCGCCGGGTGGTGATTGCCTGCGGCGCCCACTCGGCCAAACTGACCGCAGCCCTGACCGGCAAGCATGTGCCGCTGGATACCGAACGCGGCTACCACCTGATGTTGCCCCACGAGCATGACCGGCTGCCGTTTGCCGTCACCTCACTGGAACGCAAATTCATCATGACCCCGATGAGCGATGGCTTGAGGCTGGCGGGTACGGTTGAATTTGCCGGCCTGGATGCGCCGCCGAGCATGGAGCGCGCCTGGCAGTTGCATCGCCTGAGCAAGGGGTTGCTGCGCGAGGAGTTGAGCGCTGAGGGGGCAACGCCGTGGATGGGCTTTCGGCCATCGTTGCCTGACTCGCTGCCGATCATTGATCGGGTAGGCGAAGGCAAGGTGCTGCTTGCCTTCGGCCATCAGCATTTGGGCTTGACCCAGGCGGCGGTCACAGCCGAAATGATTGCGCAGTTGGCAACCGGAGCACCGGTACAGCCGGCTTACCGGCTAGACAGGTTTTAA
- a CDS encoding aldehyde dehydrogenase (NADP(+)) produces MTLTGNMLIGQQAITGNREAIRAINPATGTALEPAYLGGGSEHVEQACALAWEAFDGFREASLQTRAIFLETIADEIEAIGDELIDRAVSESGLPRPRILGERGRTCQQLRTFARTVRAGEWLDVRVDNALPERQPLPRADLRQRHVPLGPVAVFGASNFPLAFSVAGGDTASALAAGCPVVVKAHSAHPGTSELVGHAIARAVKKSGLHEGVFSLLFGSGREVGVALVSDPRIKAVGFTGSRSGGMALCNVAAARPEPIPVYAEMSSINPVLLFPAALQARGESLAQGFVASLTQGAGQFCTNPGLVIGHQGPALESFISAAARLIQQSPAQTMLTPGIFQAYEAGVSALQELDSAKQAAAGLQGETPNQCQAHLFVTRARDLLAEPALQAEIFGAAALVVQCADDQEIRQVLEHLEGQLTITLQLDDADLDSARAVLPTLERKAGRLLVNGWPTGVEVCDAMVHGGPFPATSDTRTTSVGTAAILRFLRPVCYQDFPDSLLPTALKQANPLHLRRLVDGHREVLENA; encoded by the coding sequence ATGACTCTGACAGGCAACATGCTGATCGGTCAGCAAGCCATCACCGGTAACCGCGAAGCGATCCGGGCGATCAATCCCGCCACCGGCACTGCGCTCGAACCGGCCTACCTTGGCGGCGGCAGCGAACATGTCGAGCAGGCGTGCGCTTTGGCATGGGAGGCTTTTGACGGTTTTCGCGAGGCTTCATTGCAAACTCGCGCCATATTCCTTGAAACCATCGCCGATGAGATCGAAGCCATTGGCGATGAACTGATTGATCGCGCTGTCAGCGAGTCCGGCCTGCCACGTCCGCGCATTCTCGGCGAGCGCGGACGCACCTGCCAGCAACTGCGCACCTTTGCCCGTACCGTGCGCGCCGGTGAATGGCTGGATGTGCGGGTCGACAACGCCCTGCCCGAACGCCAGCCGCTGCCGCGCGCCGACCTGCGCCAGCGTCATGTGCCGCTGGGGCCGGTGGCCGTGTTCGGTGCCAGCAACTTCCCGCTGGCGTTCTCGGTGGCGGGCGGCGACACCGCGTCGGCACTGGCGGCTGGCTGCCCGGTGGTGGTCAAGGCCCACAGCGCTCACCCCGGCACCAGCGAACTGGTTGGCCATGCAATTGCCCGGGCGGTGAAAAAATCGGGCCTGCATGAAGGGGTGTTTTCCCTGCTGTTTGGTTCCGGCCGCGAAGTGGGTGTAGCCCTGGTCAGCGATCCACGCATCAAGGCGGTCGGCTTTACCGGCTCGCGCAGTGGCGGCATGGCTTTGTGCAACGTGGCGGCAGCACGCCCCGAACCCATCCCGGTGTATGCGGAGATGAGCTCGATCAACCCGGTCCTGCTCTTCCCTGCTGCCCTGCAGGCTCGCGGCGAATCACTGGCGCAGGGCTTCGTTGCTTCTTTGACCCAGGGTGCAGGGCAGTTCTGCACCAACCCGGGGCTGGTTATCGGCCACCAGGGCCCGGCGCTGGAGAGCTTTATCAGTGCAGCTGCGCGGCTGATCCAGCAAAGTCCGGCCCAGACCATGCTCACTCCGGGGATCTTTCAGGCCTATGAGGCCGGCGTAAGTGCGCTGCAAGAACTCGACAGCGCAAAACAGGCAGCAGCCGGTTTACAGGGCGAGACACCCAACCAGTGCCAGGCCCACCTGTTCGTGACCCGGGCCAGGGACTTGCTCGCCGAACCGGCATTACAGGCCGAAATATTCGGTGCTGCGGCGCTGGTGGTGCAATGCGCCGACGACCAGGAGATCCGCCAGGTACTTGAGCACCTGGAAGGCCAATTGACCATCACCCTGCAACTGGATGATGCCGACCTCGACAGTGCCAGGGCCGTACTGCCCACCCTGGAGCGCAAGGCCGGGCGTCTGCTGGTCAATGGCTGGCCAACCGGGGTTGAGGTGTGTGACGCAATGGTCCACGGCGGGCCTTTCCCGGCGACTTCAGACACCCGCACGACGTCGGTCGGCACGGCTGCGATCCTGCGCTTCCTGCGCCCGGTGTGCTATCAGGACTTCCCTGACAGCCTGTTGCCGACGGCACTCAAGCAGGCCAACCCGCTGCATCTGCGCCGCCTGGTCGATGGCCACAGAGAAGTACTGGAAAATGCCTGA